The proteins below come from a single Mucilaginibacter mali genomic window:
- a CDS encoding GNAT family N-acetyltransferase: MNITYSTTIKPTAQQVISLYESAGLNRPTKDEARIQKMYDNSNLFVTAWDGDLLVGVARSLTDFCYCCYLSDLAIREEYKKAGIGKKLVNLTREAITEESMLLLLSAPLAMEYYPKIGMTEVKNGFIIPRNQ, translated from the coding sequence ATGAACATCACCTACAGCACCACAATTAAACCTACAGCCCAACAAGTTATCAGCCTGTATGAAAGCGCCGGACTAAACCGCCCTACCAAGGACGAAGCCCGCATCCAAAAGATGTACGATAACTCTAACCTGTTCGTAACCGCCTGGGATGGTGACCTGTTGGTGGGCGTGGCCCGTTCGCTTACCGATTTTTGCTATTGCTGTTATTTGTCAGACCTGGCCATCCGCGAGGAATATAAAAAAGCTGGAATTGGCAAAAAACTGGTTAACCTTACCCGAGAGGCAATCACCGAAGAAAGCATGCTGCTGCTATTATCTGCCCCGCTGGCTATGGAGTATTACCCAAAAATCGGCATGACCGAAGTGAAGAACGGTTTTATAATCCCACGTAATCAATAA
- a CDS encoding DinB family protein — protein MISYFKTLFNYDRHTNLLMVDQILAAGISFGQPVVLMGHLLGAQQTWLKRVTNSPIPSGPIWPEDWPAESLKEIIEQNHKAWITHLDSLQEGDIDTIIHYQNLRGDSFSEPHRDIIAHVVNHGTHHRAQIGFLLKSAGVATLPPTDYIFYVRGL, from the coding sequence ATGATATCGTACTTTAAAACCCTGTTTAACTACGACCGGCATACCAACCTGCTGATGGTAGATCAAATCCTGGCCGCCGGCATTTCATTCGGTCAGCCGGTTGTATTGATGGGACATTTACTTGGCGCGCAACAAACCTGGCTGAAGCGGGTTACCAACTCTCCCATCCCGAGCGGCCCGATATGGCCCGAAGACTGGCCTGCGGAAAGCCTGAAGGAAATTATCGAACAAAATCATAAGGCATGGATAACGCATCTTGATAGTTTGCAGGAGGGTGATATCGATACCATCATTCATTACCAAAACTTACGCGGCGATAGCTTTAGCGAACCGCATCGGGATATTATCGCGCATGTCGTTAATCATGGCACTCACCACCGGGCGCAGATCGGCTTCCTGCTTAAATCGGCCGGGGTGGCGACTTTGCCGCCTACGGATTATATTTTTTACGTCAGGGGCTTGTAA
- a CDS encoding IS1182 family transposase, whose amino-acid sequence MGGKVVFKEYDPDQLTFLPYKLEELVPQGHPVRIVSKVVDQVDVKPINRKYKGGGASSFHPRLMLKLLIYGYLTNTYSSRKLEDQAAQNVHFMWLLGMKKPDHNTINRFRSEKLSGVLKEIFSQIVLLLQQEGIVSLKEAVFTDGTKIESVANKYTFVWGKSIKNSKEKMKAQLDELWSYAQTIAAEELKDTAPLEYSEINPEKVKETISKINAALDDKEDVDKKVRQKLNYAKKHWPENLARYDEQEKLLGGRNSFSKTDPGATFMRMKEDPMLNGQLKPGYNLQISTQEQFILNYSLHQTTTDYQTLPSHIEQYETLYHALPKAVVADAGYGSDENYGVLQQKGIEAYIKYNTFDQEQNKGIKAFGNDSLHYNEQEDYLVCPMGQHMQHIGTGQRVTTSGYVQLISRYQAQNCENCPMRGVCHQAAGNRVVEINHSLRIHKQIAKERLNTEQGIKYRKRRPADVEPVFANLKHNHGFRRFLLKGMSKTEVEIGLLSIAHNLRKWKA is encoded by the coding sequence ATGGGAGGAAAAGTAGTCTTTAAGGAATATGATCCTGACCAGTTAACCTTTTTACCGTATAAACTGGAGGAACTGGTACCGCAGGGTCATCCGGTACGTATTGTATCGAAGGTGGTCGATCAGGTAGATGTTAAACCGATTAACCGCAAGTATAAAGGCGGCGGGGCATCCAGCTTTCATCCGCGGCTGATGCTCAAGCTGCTGATCTACGGTTATCTGACCAACACGTATTCTTCACGGAAGTTGGAAGACCAGGCCGCGCAGAATGTACATTTCATGTGGCTTTTAGGCATGAAAAAGCCTGATCACAATACCATCAACCGTTTCCGGAGCGAGAAGCTGTCGGGTGTTTTAAAGGAGATCTTCTCACAGATCGTATTGTTATTACAGCAGGAAGGTATCGTCTCGCTGAAAGAAGCTGTTTTTACCGATGGTACCAAGATCGAATCGGTAGCGAACAAGTACACTTTTGTATGGGGCAAAAGCATTAAGAACAGCAAGGAGAAGATGAAAGCCCAATTGGATGAACTGTGGAGTTATGCGCAAACCATCGCTGCCGAAGAACTTAAAGACACCGCACCGCTGGAATACAGCGAGATCAACCCGGAAAAAGTAAAAGAAACGATCTCAAAGATCAACGCCGCCCTGGACGATAAGGAAGATGTCGATAAGAAAGTAAGGCAGAAGCTGAACTATGCCAAAAAGCACTGGCCGGAGAACCTGGCCCGGTATGACGAGCAGGAAAAGCTGTTAGGCGGTCGCAACAGCTTTTCGAAGACCGACCCGGGTGCCACCTTCATGCGGATGAAAGAAGACCCTATGCTGAACGGGCAGCTTAAACCCGGATACAATCTGCAGATCTCCACCCAGGAGCAGTTCATCTTGAACTATAGCCTGCACCAAACCACAACCGATTACCAGACCCTTCCATCACACATCGAACAATACGAAACTTTATATCATGCACTTCCAAAAGCGGTAGTGGCCGATGCGGGCTACGGTTCGGACGAGAACTATGGCGTATTACAGCAAAAAGGCATTGAAGCTTATATCAAATACAACACGTTCGACCAGGAACAAAATAAAGGCATCAAAGCATTCGGTAATGACAGTTTGCACTATAATGAACAGGAAGATTACCTGGTATGTCCGATGGGACAACACATGCAGCATATCGGCACCGGGCAGCGGGTCACCACATCCGGCTATGTGCAACTGATCAGCCGCTATCAGGCGCAGAATTGTGAAAACTGCCCCATGCGGGGCGTTTGTCACCAAGCAGCCGGTAACCGCGTGGTGGAGATCAACCACAGCCTTAGAATACACAAGCAGATAGCGAAAGAAAGATTGAATACCGAACAGGGCATCAAATACCGAAAGCGACGGCCCGCAGATGTCGAACCGGTGTTCGCCAACCTGAAGCATAATCACGGCTTCAGGCGATTCCTGCTGAAGGGAATGTCCAAAACCGAGGTCGAAATAGGGTTATTATCCATCGCACATAACCTCAGAAAGTGGAAAGCCTGA
- a CDS encoding M1 family metallopeptidase — translation MKFKFLLTPTLFLLILGIAAHAQRRGGSRANTNDTIKSNYVPKELFAPLHYTDKGNEFHSANGDPGPKYWKQRVDYVLKATIDTTAKKLTGVENITYTNNSPDALSYLWVQMDQNTYREDARSNFSTGGGGGGQHTKGYELESVELSIAGKVQKASYIVTDTRMQIRLPKDLAPNGGKINILIKYHYTIPANGNRTGYFKTKDGTTYEIAQWFPRMCVYDDTSGWDTLPFLGTGEFYCEYGDIDYTVTLPSNFVVAGSGELVNPTEVLTPKQIARLAQARNSDKTVMIRTAAEAGDHSSHQSAKPMLTWHFKMFNTRDAAFGASNAYIWDAARINLPGGKKSLAMSVYPVESAWERSTEYLKGSIEYFSQKWYVYPYPVAINEAGHAGGMEYPGILFDGLTSKGEGLFSLIAHEIGHNWFPMIVGSDERRFAFMDEGFNTFIDIYASDVFNKGEYAPKRDGEYAPNKGNPADEIIPTIVDPNAPTIMTAADAVAGQYRHPVEYFKPAFGLVLLREQILGKDRFDYAFRNYIHKWAYKHPQPDDFFRSMESGAGEDLSWFWKAWFYNNYKLDLAIIDAQYVDKDPKKGLLVTIANKEKMPMPFWVEVILKDGGKYRTQLPVETWIQTKAITFTIPTTSEAESVRVDPDAALPDINRANNIFKVK, via the coding sequence ATGAAATTTAAATTTTTACTTACCCCAACTTTGTTTCTGTTGATTTTGGGCATCGCGGCCCATGCGCAGCGTCGCGGTGGCAGCCGCGCCAACACTAACGATACCATTAAATCCAACTATGTACCTAAGGAACTGTTTGCCCCTCTGCACTACACCGATAAGGGCAACGAGTTTCACAGCGCCAACGGCGACCCCGGCCCTAAATACTGGAAGCAACGGGTTGATTACGTACTGAAGGCTACCATAGATACTACCGCCAAAAAACTGACCGGCGTTGAGAATATTACCTACACCAATAACAGTCCCGACGCGCTGAGTTACCTGTGGGTGCAAATGGATCAGAACACTTACCGGGAAGATGCCCGCTCTAACTTTTCAACAGGCGGCGGTGGCGGCGGTCAGCACACCAAAGGCTACGAACTGGAATCGGTAGAACTATCCATTGCCGGTAAGGTGCAAAAGGCCAGCTACATTGTTACCGATACCCGCATGCAGATCCGCCTGCCTAAAGACCTGGCCCCTAATGGCGGCAAGATCAATATCCTCATCAAGTATCATTACACCATCCCGGCCAATGGCAACCGCACCGGCTACTTTAAAACCAAGGATGGTACCACTTACGAGATTGCCCAGTGGTTCCCCCGCATGTGCGTTTACGATGATACCAGCGGCTGGGACACCCTGCCATTTTTAGGCACAGGCGAGTTTTACTGCGAATACGGCGATATCGATTATACCGTCACCCTGCCATCAAACTTTGTAGTAGCCGGCTCGGGCGAGTTGGTTAACCCAACCGAAGTATTGACACCAAAGCAAATAGCCCGCCTGGCACAAGCCCGCAACAGCGATAAAACCGTGATGATCCGCACCGCTGCCGAGGCTGGCGACCATTCGTCGCACCAATCGGCAAAGCCAATGCTTACCTGGCACTTTAAAATGTTTAACACCCGCGATGCGGCCTTTGGCGCATCGAACGCGTATATATGGGATGCCGCGCGCATTAATTTGCCCGGTGGTAAAAAATCGCTGGCTATGTCGGTTTACCCGGTAGAAAGCGCCTGGGAGCGCTCAACCGAATACCTGAAAGGATCGATAGAGTACTTCTCGCAAAAATGGTACGTATACCCCTACCCGGTTGCCATTAACGAAGCCGGCCACGCCGGTGGCATGGAGTACCCGGGTATTTTGTTTGATGGCTTAACGTCAAAGGGCGAGGGCTTATTCTCGCTCATCGCGCATGAGATCGGCCACAACTGGTTCCCGATGATCGTTGGGTCGGATGAGCGCCGCTTTGCCTTTATGGACGAGGGCTTTAACACCTTTATCGATATCTACGCCAGCGATGTGTTCAACAAAGGCGAGTACGCCCCCAAACGCGATGGCGAGTACGCACCAAACAAAGGCAATCCTGCCGATGAGATCATCCCAACTATTGTTGACCCGAACGCGCCCACCATTATGACTGCCGCGGACGCTGTTGCCGGGCAATACCGCCACCCGGTTGAGTACTTTAAGCCCGCCTTCGGTTTAGTACTGTTGCGCGAACAGATCCTGGGTAAGGACAGGTTTGATTATGCCTTCCGCAATTACATTCACAAATGGGCCTACAAGCATCCACAGCCTGATGACTTCTTCCGATCGATGGAAAGTGGCGCCGGCGAAGACCTTTCGTGGTTTTGGAAGGCTTGGTTCTATAACAACTACAAGCTTGATCTGGCCATTATCGATGCGCAATACGTAGATAAAGACCCGAAAAAGGGCCTGTTGGTTACCATTGCCAACAAAGAAAAAATGCCAATGCCGTTTTGGGTAGAAGTGATCCTGAAAGATGGTGGCAAATACCGTACCCAACTGCCGGTGGAAACCTGGATCCAAACCAAAGCCATCACCTTCACCATACCAACCACATCCGAAGCCGAAAGCGTACGCGTTGACCCGGATGCGGCCTTGCCGGATATTAACCGGGCGAATAATATTTTTAAGGTGAAGTAA
- a CDS encoding carboxypeptidase-like regulatory domain-containing protein → MKTLKQISIPEPCSQNWDEMMASTGGRHCAYCCKTVTDFTVMSNQQIIDTITNSINTCGRVNLWQLESINRELNTPKEAKFSWKRFGLAASLFFAIPVSGAYAQHKTIKHRTVHQSKPAKPIVFKTINGTIVDSADKAPLPGVVICAKGTTFHTVTGPDGKYSINVPEGTDSLMVSFTGYHPQQVSAIVAGNQIIDLELTSSSRANIVGYKSHLKATVTGGAIYTVVTKQRPSFFRRLYEHLIKQPTKKIFG, encoded by the coding sequence ATGAAGACGCTTAAACAAATCAGCATCCCCGAACCCTGCAGCCAAAACTGGGATGAGATGATGGCCTCGACCGGCGGCAGGCACTGCGCCTATTGCTGCAAAACGGTAACCGACTTTACGGTGATGAGCAATCAGCAGATCATCGATACCATTACCAATAGCATCAATACATGTGGACGCGTAAATTTATGGCAATTGGAAAGTATAAACAGGGAATTGAACACGCCGAAGGAAGCTAAATTTAGCTGGAAGCGCTTCGGATTGGCCGCATCTTTGTTTTTTGCCATCCCCGTTAGCGGTGCTTACGCGCAGCATAAAACAATTAAGCACCGAACTGTCCATCAATCGAAACCGGCAAAACCTATAGTATTTAAAACCATTAACGGAACCATTGTCGACAGCGCCGATAAAGCGCCTTTACCCGGCGTAGTGATCTGTGCAAAAGGAACTACCTTTCATACGGTAACCGGGCCGGATGGAAAATACAGTATTAATGTACCCGAAGGCACCGATTCGCTGATGGTAAGCTTTACCGGATATCATCCGCAACAGGTTTCTGCAATAGTGGCGGGCAATCAAATCATCGACCTGGAATTAACAAGCAGCAGCCGGGCTAACATAGTGGGTTACAAAAGCCATTTGAAGGCCACCGTAACAGGTGGCGCTATTTATACCGTGGTAACAAAGCAGCGACCATCCTTCTTTAGGCGATTGTATGAGCATCTAATTAAACAGCCTACAAAAAAGATTTTCGGTTGA
- a CDS encoding carboxypeptidase-like regulatory domain-containing protein, producing MIQSIKNISIPEPCSQNWDGMTPSTGGRHCAHCCKTVTDFTVMSNQQIIDLLSNSNKICGRFEPWQVEHINRDLRAISNRKSFWKHLALMAGILLLSNQSKSQTTTKKPGTEQIDEKKIPGEMASQDSTRFKTITGTVLSVSDGLPLPGTTIKVSGTTIGTMANENGNFTLKVPQSATELTITFIGFEMQTVRIAATDSQQEIKLLLKMKEMMMGEVIIKRPPFFKRVYYRFVKQPVKKYLNNRY from the coding sequence ATGATACAGAGCATCAAAAACATCAGCATCCCCGAACCCTGCAGCCAAAACTGGGATGGGATGACGCCATCGACTGGTGGCAGGCACTGCGCCCATTGCTGCAAAACGGTGACCGATTTTACGGTGATGAGCAATCAGCAGATCATCGATCTGTTATCGAACAGTAATAAAATTTGCGGCCGGTTTGAGCCCTGGCAGGTTGAGCATATAAACCGGGACCTACGCGCGATAAGCAACCGTAAAAGCTTTTGGAAACATTTGGCTTTAATGGCGGGAATTCTCCTGTTATCTAATCAATCAAAATCGCAAACCACAACCAAAAAGCCCGGAACTGAACAAATTGACGAAAAAAAAATACCTGGTGAAATGGCCAGCCAGGATAGCACCCGGTTTAAAACAATAACCGGTACTGTTTTAAGCGTTAGCGATGGCTTGCCACTACCCGGTACTACTATTAAAGTTAGCGGAACAACAATAGGCACAATGGCAAATGAAAATGGAAACTTTACTTTAAAGGTACCTCAATCGGCAACGGAACTGACAATTACATTTATAGGTTTTGAGATGCAAACAGTACGTATTGCTGCTACCGATAGCCAACAGGAGATAAAATTGCTACTAAAAATGAAAGAAATGATGATGGGTGAGGTTATTATAAAACGCCCGCCATTTTTTAAGCGTGTTTACTACCGTTTTGTAAAGCAGCCCGTTAAAAAATATTTAAATAACAGATATTAG